From Micromonospora rifamycinica, a single genomic window includes:
- a CDS encoding RsmB/NOP family class I SAM-dependent RNA methyltransferase, producing MRREQRGDDQRPDRPAGGFRDDRPARAGGWGDRGGVDGRGGRPGRPVRPAVDLPRHVAYQAVAAVHRDDAYANLVLPTILREQGLTGRDAAFATELTYGTLRQLGTLDTILTAAAGRDVERIDPPVRDALRLGAYQLLHTRVPAHAAVSSTVDLVRTVGEGATGFANAVLREVAGQDRDAWVTRLAPTMAADPIGHLSVTYSHPQWIVRAFADALGGDLGEVTRLLIENNERPPVHLCVRPGRADPADVADEVGGAPGAFSPYAVYLRGGAPGELSALADGRAHVQDEGSQLVANALVAAPIDGPDGRWLDLCAGPGGKAGLLGALAAQRGARLTAVEVAEHRARLVEQATRGLPVTVLHTDGRTVGADPKLAEGHFDRVLVDAPCTGLGSLRRRPESRWRRQPSDLPPLTRLQRELLSAALRATRPGGLVGYVTCSPHTVETHVTVTEAARRAGVPADFVDARPLLPAGMPGLGDGPTVQLWPHRHGTDAMFLALLRRTT from the coding sequence GTGCGCCGCGAGCAGCGCGGTGACGACCAGCGTCCCGACCGGCCCGCCGGCGGCTTCCGGGACGACCGTCCCGCCCGCGCGGGCGGCTGGGGTGACCGGGGTGGCGTCGACGGGCGGGGCGGGCGACCCGGCCGACCGGTCCGGCCGGCGGTGGACCTGCCCCGGCACGTCGCGTACCAGGCCGTCGCGGCGGTGCACCGCGACGACGCGTACGCCAACCTGGTGCTGCCGACGATCCTGCGCGAGCAGGGGCTGACCGGGCGGGACGCCGCCTTCGCCACCGAGCTGACCTACGGCACCCTGCGCCAGCTCGGCACCCTGGACACCATCCTCACCGCCGCGGCCGGCCGGGACGTCGAGCGGATCGACCCGCCGGTACGCGACGCGCTGCGGCTGGGGGCCTACCAGCTGCTGCACACCCGGGTGCCGGCCCACGCCGCCGTGTCGTCCACTGTCGACCTGGTCCGCACGGTCGGTGAGGGCGCGACCGGGTTCGCCAACGCGGTGCTGCGCGAGGTGGCCGGCCAGGATCGCGACGCCTGGGTGACCAGGCTGGCCCCGACCATGGCGGCCGACCCGATCGGCCACCTGTCGGTGACCTACAGCCACCCGCAGTGGATCGTCCGGGCCTTCGCCGACGCCCTCGGCGGTGACCTGGGTGAGGTGACCCGTCTGCTGATCGAGAACAACGAGCGTCCGCCGGTGCACCTGTGCGTCCGCCCCGGCCGGGCCGACCCGGCCGACGTGGCCGACGAGGTCGGCGGTGCCCCGGGCGCGTTCTCCCCGTACGCGGTCTATCTGCGCGGCGGTGCCCCGGGCGAGCTGTCGGCGCTGGCCGACGGCCGGGCGCACGTGCAGGACGAGGGCTCGCAGCTGGTGGCGAACGCGCTGGTGGCGGCCCCGATCGACGGCCCTGACGGCCGCTGGCTGGACCTGTGCGCCGGCCCCGGCGGCAAGGCCGGGCTGCTCGGCGCGCTCGCGGCGCAGCGGGGTGCCCGGCTGACCGCGGTGGAGGTCGCCGAGCACCGGGCCAGGCTGGTCGAGCAGGCGACCCGGGGGTTGCCGGTGACCGTCCTGCACACCGACGGCCGCACCGTCGGGGCGGATCCGAAGCTCGCGGAGGGGCACTTCGACCGGGTGCTGGTCGACGCCCCGTGCACCGGGCTGGGTTCGCTGCGCCGCCGTCCGGAGTCGCGCTGGCGGCGACAGCCGTCGGACCTGCCGCCGCTGACCCGGTTGCAGCGGGAACTGCTCTCCGCCGCGCTGCGGGCGACCCGTCCGGGTGGTCTGGTCGGCTACGTGACCTGCTCCCCGCACACCGTGGAGACGCACGTGACGGTCACCGAGGCCGCCCGCCGGGCCGGTGTGCCGGCGGACTTCGTCGACGCCCGACCGCTGCTCCCGGCCGGCATGCCCGGCCTGGGCGACGGCCCCACCGTGCAGCTCTGGCCCCACCGCCACGGCACCGACGCCATGTTCCTCGCCCTCCTCCGCCGCACCACCTGA
- a CDS encoding response regulator, translated as MEPTGDRPDVILVVDDDEDIARFVEFNLRLHGFEVLHAGDGQEALDMIERHRPDLAVVDLMMPRIDGLELTRRLRANPITSALPVIMLTAKGMTVDKVHGLSAGADDYLVKPFDTAELVARVSSTLRRNKEFREVSPLTGLPGNSRIRREISDRVRSGVDYAVGYIDIDRFKSVNDRYGFVRGDEFISALARSLHRAVVAIGLPPAFLGHVGGDDFVIVCAPEQIRPLTSRAVVDFEKSADTLYDPADRERGFVELKDRRGNIRRAALVTLSIGVSLSDARKRFTDPLDAIAVASEMKTVAKSQPGSYVAVDRRRADGV; from the coding sequence GTGGAGCCCACCGGCGACCGTCCCGACGTGATCCTGGTCGTCGACGACGACGAGGACATCGCCCGTTTCGTCGAGTTCAACCTGCGGCTGCACGGCTTCGAGGTGCTGCACGCCGGGGACGGCCAGGAGGCCCTCGACATGATCGAGCGGCACCGGCCGGACCTGGCCGTGGTGGACCTGATGATGCCGCGCATCGACGGCCTGGAGCTGACCCGGCGGCTGCGCGCCAACCCGATCACCTCGGCGCTGCCGGTGATCATGTTGACCGCCAAGGGCATGACCGTGGACAAGGTGCACGGGCTCAGTGCCGGCGCGGACGACTACCTGGTCAAGCCGTTCGACACCGCCGAGCTGGTGGCCCGGGTCAGCTCCACGCTGCGCCGCAACAAGGAGTTCCGCGAGGTCTCCCCGCTGACCGGTCTGCCCGGCAACAGCCGGATCCGCCGGGAGATCAGCGACCGGGTGCGCAGCGGCGTCGACTACGCCGTCGGCTACATCGACATCGACCGGTTCAAGAGCGTCAACGACCGGTACGGCTTCGTCCGGGGCGACGAGTTCATCTCGGCGCTGGCCCGCAGCCTGCACCGGGCGGTGGTGGCGATCGGGCTGCCCCCGGCCTTCCTCGGCCACGTCGGTGGCGACGACTTCGTGATCGTCTGCGCGCCCGAGCAGATCCGTCCGCTGACCTCCCGGGCCGTGGTCGACTTCGAGAAGTCCGCCGACACCCTCTACGACCCGGCCGACCGGGAGCGCGGCTTTGTCGAGCTGAAGGACCGCCGGGGCAACATCCGGCGGGCGGCCCTGGTCACGCTCTCGATCGGCGTCTCGCTCTCGGACGCCAGGAAGCGCTTCACCGACCCCCTGGACGCGATCGCCGTGGCCAGCGAGATGAAAACGGTCGCCAAGAGCCAACCGGGGTCATACGTCGCGGTGGACCGGCGACGCGCCGACGGGGTGTGA
- the def gene encoding peptide deformylase has product MTVQPIRLFGDPVLRTPADPVVDFDVELRRLVADLTDTMRDRGGAGLAAPQLGVGLRVFTFEVDDVLGHLVNPVLEFPDTEEQDGPEGCLSIPGLYFDTKRRQNVIAKGFNGYGDPLQIVGTGLMARCVQHETDHLDGVLFLDRLDPAGRKEAMKAIRQADWYDEAAPPTVKVSPHSATNPFGLGR; this is encoded by the coding sequence GTGACCGTCCAGCCCATCCGTCTGTTCGGGGATCCGGTGCTGCGCACGCCGGCCGATCCGGTCGTCGACTTCGACGTCGAGCTGCGTAGGCTCGTCGCCGACCTCACCGACACGATGCGCGACCGTGGCGGTGCCGGGCTGGCCGCCCCGCAGCTCGGCGTGGGCCTGCGGGTCTTCACCTTCGAGGTGGACGACGTGCTCGGCCACCTGGTCAACCCGGTCCTGGAGTTCCCCGACACCGAGGAGCAGGACGGCCCGGAGGGCTGTCTGTCGATTCCCGGGCTCTACTTCGACACCAAGCGCCGGCAGAACGTCATCGCCAAGGGCTTCAACGGCTACGGCGACCCGTTGCAGATCGTCGGCACCGGGCTGATGGCCCGCTGTGTCCAGCACGAGACCGACCACCTCGACGGTGTGCTCTTCCTCGACCGGCTGGACCCGGCCGGGCGCAAGGAGGCCATGAAGGCGATCCGCCAGGCCGACTGGTACGACGAGGCCGCCCCGCCGACGGTCAAGGTCAGCCCGCACTCCGCCACCAACCCCTTCGGTCTGGGCCGGTGA
- the fmt gene encoding methionyl-tRNA formyltransferase, which translates to MRLIFAGTPAVAVPALAAVHASGHELVAVVTRPDAPAGRGRGVLRSPVAAWADEHGVEVLTPARPREPDFLDRLGALAPDCVPVVAYGALVPPAALEIPRFGWVNLHFSLLPAWRGAAPVQHAVLHGDELTGASVFQLEQGLDTGPVYGTLTDEIRPTDTSGDLLERLAHSGAGLLVAVLDAIGAGTARAEPQPADGVSLAPKLTVDDARVRWTDPAFAVDRRIRACTPAPGPWTTFRGDRVKLGPVTPVGNGPQLKPGELLVEKSRVLAGTATVPVQLGEVRAAGKKAMPASDWARGVRVGGGEELA; encoded by the coding sequence ATGCGCCTGATCTTCGCTGGCACGCCGGCGGTCGCCGTCCCCGCCCTGGCCGCCGTACACGCCTCCGGGCACGAGCTGGTGGCCGTGGTGACCCGCCCCGACGCGCCCGCCGGCCGGGGCCGGGGGGTGCTCCGCTCGCCCGTCGCCGCCTGGGCCGACGAGCACGGCGTCGAGGTGCTCACCCCGGCCCGGCCCCGGGAGCCCGACTTCCTCGACCGGCTCGGCGCGCTGGCGCCCGACTGCGTGCCGGTCGTCGCGTACGGCGCGCTGGTGCCCCCGGCGGCGCTGGAGATCCCCCGGTTCGGCTGGGTCAACCTGCACTTCTCGCTGCTGCCCGCCTGGCGGGGCGCCGCCCCCGTGCAGCACGCGGTGCTGCACGGCGACGAGCTGACCGGGGCCAGCGTCTTCCAGCTGGAGCAGGGGCTGGACACCGGCCCGGTCTACGGCACCCTGACCGACGAGATCCGGCCCACCGACACCTCCGGCGACCTGCTGGAGCGCCTCGCCCACTCCGGTGCCGGGCTGCTGGTGGCCGTCCTGGACGCGATCGGGGCGGGGACGGCGCGGGCCGAGCCGCAGCCCGCCGACGGGGTCTCGCTGGCCCCGAAGCTGACCGTGGACGACGCCCGGGTGCGCTGGACCGACCCCGCCTTCGCGGTGGACCGCCGGATCCGCGCCTGCACCCCGGCCCCCGGCCCGTGGACGACCTTCCGCGGCGACCGGGTCAAGCTCGGCCCGGTGACACCGGTCGGCAACGGCCCCCAACTGAAGCCTGGAGAACTGCTGGTGGAGAAGTCCCGCGTGCTGGCCGGTACGGCGACCGTGCCGGTGCAGCTCGGTGAGGTGCGCGCGGCGGGCAAGAAGGCCATGCCGGCGAGTGACTGGGCGCGCGGTGTCCGGGTCGGCGGCGGGGAGGAGCTCGCGTGA
- the rpe gene encoding ribulose-phosphate 3-epimerase yields MTVPPSIIAPSILAADFARLADEVRAVEGAADWLHVDVMDNHFVPNLTIGLPVVQSLRAVTQLPFDVHLMITDPRRWAPGYADAGAYNVTFHAEACDDPVALAKDLRSAGAKAGLAIDRDTPIEPYLELLPSFDTLLIMTIKAGFGGQRFIPQLLDKVRAARRHVDSGHLELRIEVDGGIAADTIEQAASAGADAFVAGTAVYGAADPAEAVRRLRGLAERAAVGA; encoded by the coding sequence GTGACCGTACCGCCGTCGATCATCGCGCCCAGCATCCTCGCCGCCGATTTCGCCCGCCTCGCCGATGAAGTCCGCGCCGTCGAGGGCGCCGCGGACTGGTTGCACGTCGACGTGATGGACAACCACTTCGTTCCCAACCTCACCATCGGGCTGCCGGTGGTGCAGAGCCTCCGGGCGGTCACCCAGCTGCCGTTCGACGTGCACCTCATGATCACCGACCCGCGCCGGTGGGCCCCCGGCTACGCCGACGCGGGCGCGTACAACGTGACGTTCCACGCCGAGGCGTGCGACGACCCGGTGGCCCTCGCCAAGGACCTCCGCTCGGCCGGGGCGAAGGCCGGGCTGGCCATCGACCGGGACACCCCGATCGAGCCGTACCTGGAGTTGCTGCCCAGCTTCGACACCCTGCTGATCATGACGATCAAGGCCGGTTTCGGCGGCCAGCGGTTCATCCCGCAGCTGCTGGACAAGGTGCGGGCGGCCCGCCGGCACGTCGACAGCGGCCACCTGGAGCTGCGCATCGAGGTGGACGGCGGGATCGCCGCCGACACCATCGAGCAGGCCGCGTCGGCCGGCGCGGACGCCTTCGTCGCCGGTACCGCCGTCTACGGGGCGGCCGATCCGGCCGAGGCGGTCCGCCGGCTGCGCGGGCTCGCGGAGCGCGCCGCCGTCGGGGCCTGA
- a CDS encoding septum formation family protein, which yields MRRWLGALALAGAVTVALSGCVPQHSADGDLVDDWPVLPVAQAFVPATDACLPRITPVVQAGTYDTVDCARSHLAEAIHVGTFTGAVVRGDRPEPGSAALRPARAECDQRARDVLGGDWHSARLTMNIALPANSAWNSGARWFRCDLSETDSIDNTRPVNRVGSLRGAMVGDNPLSHRCFDPKLIGNNLNYMAPVLCSEPHRAEFVGVYLERSDLSWAEFSRTNQRVHRRCMALIAGFAEVPNNGELPYRAGSIFYPPSQREWEEGDRGIRCFLWSDDRKLTRSMRGVGPKGLPVI from the coding sequence ATGCGACGGTGGCTCGGGGCGCTGGCGCTGGCCGGCGCGGTGACGGTGGCGCTCAGCGGCTGTGTGCCGCAGCACAGCGCCGACGGAGACCTGGTCGACGACTGGCCGGTGCTGCCGGTGGCCCAGGCGTTCGTGCCCGCCACCGACGCCTGCCTGCCCCGGATAACGCCGGTGGTGCAGGCCGGCACCTACGACACGGTGGACTGCGCGCGCAGCCACCTGGCCGAGGCCATCCACGTCGGCACCTTCACCGGCGCGGTGGTCCGGGGCGACCGGCCCGAGCCGGGTTCCGCCGCGCTGCGCCCCGCCCGCGCCGAGTGCGACCAGCGGGCCCGGGACGTGCTCGGTGGTGACTGGCACTCGGCCCGGCTCACCATGAACATCGCGCTCCCGGCGAACTCCGCGTGGAACAGCGGGGCCCGCTGGTTCCGTTGCGACCTCAGCGAGACCGACAGCATCGACAACACCCGGCCGGTGAACCGGGTCGGCAGCCTGCGGGGGGCGATGGTCGGCGACAACCCGCTCAGCCACCGGTGCTTCGACCCCAAGCTGATCGGCAACAACCTGAACTACATGGCACCGGTACTCTGCTCCGAACCGCACCGCGCCGAGTTCGTCGGTGTCTACCTGGAGCGCAGCGACCTGAGCTGGGCCGAATTCAGTCGCACCAACCAGCGGGTGCACCGGCGCTGCATGGCGCTGATCGCCGGCTTCGCCGAGGTGCCCAACAACGGCGAGCTGCCGTACCGGGCCGGGTCGATCTTCTACCCGCCGTCGCAACGGGAGTGGGAGGAGGGCGACCGGGGCATCCGCTGCTTCCTGTGGAGCGACGACCGGAAGCTGACCCGCTCGATGCGCGGCGTCGGCCCCAAGGGCCTCCCCGTCATCTGA
- a CDS encoding AAA family ATPase, with translation MTVRQSIVFNGDLGSGKSTVSVEIAKRLGLRRVSVGDLYRQMAQERQMTALQLNLHAELDQAVDGYVDQLQRDIAASGESLVMDSRLAWHFFTDALKVHMITEPAEAARRVLLRPSGPAESYTSLAEAEAKLRERSESERNRFILRYGVDKARLRNYDLVCDTTRASAAEVITHIVDAYEGRLAADVLRDAPPLLLLDPARVYPTEDVATLRGLDDAGFVGELAAAGDEALAPLRIGFTGEYFFVVDGHRRLSAALRNGFPLVPAQLVAEVDEPVVGQTSAVDYFTTEVRPSLVHDWEAAHGIRLPLPAHALLGGDAVLAGEPGAGA, from the coding sequence GTGACCGTTCGTCAGTCGATCGTTTTCAACGGTGACCTCGGCAGCGGCAAGAGCACCGTTTCCGTCGAGATCGCCAAGCGGCTGGGCCTGCGCCGGGTCAGCGTCGGTGACCTCTACCGGCAGATGGCGCAGGAGCGGCAGATGACCGCCCTCCAGCTCAACCTGCACGCCGAGCTGGACCAGGCCGTCGACGGTTACGTCGACCAGCTCCAGCGGGACATCGCCGCCTCCGGTGAATCCCTGGTGATGGACTCCCGGCTGGCCTGGCACTTCTTCACCGACGCGCTCAAGGTGCACATGATCACCGAGCCGGCCGAGGCGGCCCGGCGGGTGCTGCTGCGCCCCTCCGGCCCGGCCGAGAGCTACACCTCGCTGGCCGAGGCGGAGGCCAAGCTCCGCGAGCGCAGCGAGAGCGAGCGGAACAGGTTCATCCTCCGCTACGGCGTCGACAAGGCCCGGCTGCGCAACTACGACCTGGTCTGCGACACCACCCGGGCCTCCGCCGCCGAGGTCATCACGCACATCGTCGACGCGTACGAGGGCCGGCTCGCCGCCGACGTGCTGCGCGACGCCCCCCCGCTGCTGCTGCTCGACCCGGCCCGGGTCTACCCCACCGAGGACGTCGCCACCCTGCGCGGGCTCGACGACGCCGGGTTCGTCGGCGAGCTGGCCGCGGCCGGTGACGAGGCCCTCGCCCCGCTGCGGATCGGCTTCACCGGGGAGTACTTCTTCGTCGTCGACGGCCACCGCCGGCTCAGCGCCGCCCTGCGCAACGGCTTCCCGCTGGTGCCGGCCCAGCTCGTCGCCGAGGTGGACGAGCCGGTCGTCGGGCAGACCAGCGCGGTCGACTACTTCACCACCGAGGTCCGCCCCAGCCTCGTGCACGACTGGGAGGCCGCCCACGGCATCCGGCTCCCGCTGCCCGCACACGCGCTGCTCGGCGGGGACGCGGTGCTGGCCGGCGAACCGGGCGCCGGCGCCTGA
- a CDS encoding primosomal protein N' yields the protein MEVPLPHLDRPFDYLVPAGLAADAVPGVRVKVRFAGQLVDGWLLERVDASTHGGRLAYLEKVVSAEPVLAAEVVRLARAVADRYAGNLADVLRLAVPPRHARVEKEPRATPVPSAAPAAAGPPAAAPAAADPAAPGVGDGAGVPPRPVVTDPRGWRDYPAGPAYLTALADGRMPRAVWSALAGEDWAARYADAVAATLAGGRGAVVVVADARDLDRLDAALTALLGPGRHVTLSAALGPARRYRAFLAARRGDVPVVIGTRAAMFAPVARLGLVAIWDDGDDLHAEPRAPYPHAREVLLTRARLADAAALVGGWTRTAEGQLLVETGWAREVVADRATLRARTPAIAPTGDDPQLARDPGAATARLPSLAWTTARDTLRADAPVLVQVPRRGYLPSVSCADCRAPARCPHCAGPLALRAADAPPACRWCGRVVAAYACPQCGGRRLRAAVTGARRTAEELGRAFPGVPVRTSGRDEVLTDVPAGAGLVIATPGAEPVAEGGYGAVLLLDSWALLTRADLRAGEETLRRWLSAAALARPAPAGGKVVVVADGALAPVQALLRWDPGWFAARELAERRELGFPPAVKMASVTGDADAVADLLAQARLPDGAEVLGPVPADRDRERMLVRVPRARAAALAEALHVAAGVRSARRAAEPVRLQVDPLSLF from the coding sequence GTGGAAGTCCCGCTGCCCCACCTCGACCGCCCCTTCGACTACCTGGTCCCCGCCGGGCTGGCCGCCGACGCGGTCCCCGGGGTGCGGGTCAAGGTCCGCTTCGCCGGTCAGCTGGTCGACGGTTGGCTGCTGGAACGCGTCGACGCCTCGACCCACGGCGGCCGGCTGGCGTACCTGGAGAAGGTGGTGTCCGCCGAGCCGGTGCTGGCCGCGGAGGTGGTCCGCCTGGCCCGGGCGGTGGCCGACCGGTACGCCGGCAACCTCGCCGACGTGCTCCGGCTGGCCGTCCCGCCCCGGCACGCCCGGGTCGAGAAGGAACCCCGCGCCACCCCGGTCCCGTCCGCCGCCCCGGCTGCCGCCGGTCCGCCTGCCGCCGCCCCGGCTGCCGCCGATCCGGCCGCTCCCGGTGTGGGTGACGGCGCCGGGGTGCCGCCGCGTCCTGTGGTGACCGACCCGCGCGGGTGGCGGGACTATCCGGCCGGTCCGGCCTACCTGACGGCGCTCGCCGACGGCCGGATGCCCCGGGCCGTCTGGTCGGCGCTGGCCGGGGAGGACTGGGCCGCCCGGTACGCCGACGCGGTCGCCGCCACCCTCGCCGGTGGGCGGGGCGCGGTGGTGGTGGTCGCCGACGCCCGGGACCTCGACCGGCTCGACGCGGCGTTGACCGCGCTGCTCGGCCCCGGCCGGCACGTGACCCTCTCGGCGGCGCTCGGCCCGGCCCGCCGCTACCGGGCGTTCCTGGCCGCCCGGCGGGGCGACGTGCCGGTGGTGATCGGCACCCGGGCCGCCATGTTCGCCCCGGTGGCGCGGCTCGGCCTGGTGGCGATCTGGGACGACGGGGACGACCTGCACGCCGAGCCCCGCGCGCCGTACCCGCACGCCCGCGAGGTGCTGCTCACCCGGGCCCGGCTGGCCGACGCCGCCGCGCTGGTCGGTGGGTGGACCCGGACCGCCGAGGGGCAGCTCCTGGTGGAGACCGGCTGGGCCCGTGAGGTGGTCGCGGACCGGGCGACCCTGCGGGCGCGTACCCCGGCGATCGCCCCGACCGGGGACGACCCGCAACTGGCCCGGGATCCGGGGGCCGCGACCGCCCGGCTGCCCAGCCTGGCCTGGACCACCGCCCGGGACACCCTGCGCGCGGACGCGCCGGTGCTGGTCCAGGTGCCCCGCCGCGGCTACCTGCCGTCGGTCTCCTGCGCCGACTGCCGGGCCCCGGCCCGCTGCCCGCACTGCGCCGGCCCGCTGGCGCTGCGGGCCGCCGACGCGCCGCCGGCCTGCCGGTGGTGCGGTCGGGTGGTCGCCGCATACGCCTGTCCGCAGTGCGGTGGGCGGCGGCTGCGGGCGGCGGTCACCGGTGCCCGACGAACCGCCGAGGAGCTGGGCCGGGCCTTTCCCGGGGTGCCGGTACGCACGTCGGGCCGCGACGAGGTGCTGACCGACGTCCCGGCGGGCGCGGGTCTGGTCATCGCCACCCCGGGGGCCGAGCCGGTGGCCGAGGGGGGGTACGGCGCGGTGCTGCTGCTGGACTCCTGGGCGCTGCTCACCCGGGCCGATCTGCGGGCCGGTGAGGAGACCCTGCGCCGGTGGCTGTCCGCCGCCGCCCTGGCCCGGCCCGCCCCGGCCGGGGGAAAGGTGGTGGTGGTCGCCGACGGCGCGCTCGCCCCGGTGCAGGCGCTGCTGCGCTGGGATCCGGGCTGGTTCGCCGCCCGGGAGCTGGCCGAGCGCCGGGAACTGGGCTTCCCGCCCGCGGTGAAGATGGCCAGCGTCACCGGCGACGCGGACGCGGTGGCCGACCTGCTGGCCCAGGCCCGGCTGCCCGACGGGGCGGAGGTGCTCGGCCCGGTCCCCGCCGACCGGGACCGGGAGCGGATGCTGGTCCGGGTGCCCCGGGCGCGGGCCGCCGCGCTGGCCGAGGCGCTGCACGTCGCCGCCGGGGTGCGCAGCGCCCGCCGGGCCGCCGAGCCGGTCCGCCTCCAGGTCGATCCGCTCAGCCTTTTCTGA
- a CDS encoding riboflavin synthase, with protein sequence MFTGIVEELGEVVRIADTGGDSALVAIRGPLVTSDARHGDSIAVNGVCLTVVDVDGGVFTADVMGETLRRSALGGLRPGDPVNLERAAALNSRLGGHLVQGHVDGVGTVLSREPAAQWETLRFRLPAALARYVVEKGSITVDGVSLTVAAVGDDWFTVGLIPTTLKLTTLGVRDVGAPVNLEVDVLAKYVERLLTTRPPVDGGAV encoded by the coding sequence ATGTTCACCGGCATCGTCGAGGAGTTGGGCGAGGTCGTCCGGATCGCCGACACCGGGGGTGACTCGGCGCTGGTCGCGATCCGCGGCCCGCTGGTCACCTCGGACGCCCGGCACGGCGACTCCATCGCGGTCAACGGGGTCTGTCTGACCGTGGTCGACGTCGACGGCGGCGTGTTCACCGCCGACGTGATGGGCGAGACCCTGCGGCGCTCCGCGCTCGGCGGGCTGCGCCCCGGCGACCCGGTCAACCTGGAGCGGGCCGCCGCGCTGAACAGCCGGCTCGGCGGGCACCTGGTGCAGGGGCACGTCGACGGGGTGGGCACGGTGCTCTCCCGGGAACCGGCCGCGCAGTGGGAGACGCTGCGGTTCCGGCTCCCCGCCGCGCTGGCCCGGTACGTGGTGGAGAAGGGCTCGATCACCGTCGACGGGGTGTCGCTGACCGTGGCCGCGGTCGGCGACGACTGGTTCACCGTCGGGCTGATCCCGACCACCCTGAAGCTCACCACGCTCGGCGTCCGGGACGTCGGCGCCCCGGTCAACCTGGAGGTCGATGTGCTGGCCAAGTACGTCGAACGCCTCCTCACCACCCGCCCGCCGGTCGACGGCGGTGCAGTGTGA
- the ribD gene encoding bifunctional diaminohydroxyphosphoribosylaminopyrimidine deaminase/5-amino-6-(5-phosphoribosylamino)uracil reductase RibD, whose product MGGVSVDEAMRRAIELGARGLGTTSPNPVVGCVLLDTDGVVVGEGFHAYTGGPHAEIVALAQAGERARGGTAVVTLEPCDHTGRTGPCSHALIRAGIARVVVAVPDPNPVASGGAATLRAAGVRVEFGVRADEAEAGNVAWLTSMRRGWPYLIWKYAATLDGRSAAADGSSMWITSEAARMDVHALRGTVDAVIAGVGTVLTDDPRLTARNLRDGTLAIRQPLRVVVDSAGRTPVDARVRDGAARTWIATVAEVGAGPDGRVDLPALLAELHHRGVRAALLEGGPRLAGAFLAAGLVDRVVGYVAPKLLGGGPTALVDAGVTTIADAIDLEITDVTRVGSDLRITALPRKREA is encoded by the coding sequence ATGGGCGGCGTCTCCGTGGACGAGGCGATGCGCCGTGCCATCGAGCTGGGCGCCCGGGGCCTCGGCACCACCAGCCCCAACCCGGTCGTCGGATGCGTGCTGCTCGACACGGACGGCGTCGTCGTCGGGGAGGGCTTCCACGCCTACACCGGCGGGCCGCACGCCGAGATCGTCGCGCTCGCCCAGGCCGGCGAGCGGGCCCGGGGCGGGACCGCGGTGGTCACCCTGGAACCCTGCGACCACACCGGCCGCACCGGCCCGTGCAGTCACGCGCTGATCCGCGCCGGGATCGCCCGGGTCGTCGTCGCCGTGCCCGACCCGAACCCGGTCGCCTCGGGGGGTGCGGCCACCCTGCGCGCCGCCGGGGTCCGGGTGGAGTTCGGGGTACGCGCCGACGAGGCCGAGGCCGGCAACGTCGCCTGGCTGACCTCGATGCGGCGCGGTTGGCCGTACCTGATCTGGAAGTACGCCGCGACCCTCGACGGCCGGTCGGCGGCGGCCGACGGCAGCAGCATGTGGATCACCTCCGAGGCGGCCCGGATGGACGTGCACGCGCTGCGCGGCACCGTGGACGCGGTGATCGCCGGGGTGGGCACCGTACTCACCGACGACCCCCGGCTGACCGCCCGCAACCTGCGCGACGGCACCCTGGCCATCCGGCAGCCGCTGCGGGTGGTGGTGGACAGCGCCGGCCGTACCCCGGTCGACGCCCGGGTCCGCGACGGCGCCGCCCGGACCTGGATCGCGACCGTCGCGGAGGTCGGGGCCGGCCCGGACGGCCGGGTGGACCTGCCGGCCCTGCTCGCCGAACTGCACCACCGCGGGGTACGGGCCGCGCTGCTGGAGGGCGGCCCCCGGCTGGCCGGCGCGTTCCTCGCCGCCGGCCTGGTCGACCGGGTCGTCGGGTACGTCGCGCCGAAGCTGCTCGGAGGCGGCCCGACCGCGCTGGTCGACGCGGGCGTGACGACCATCGCCGACGCCATCGACCTGGAGATCACCGACGTCACCCGGGTCGGTTCCGACCTGCGGATCACCGCGCTGCCCCGGAAGAGGGAGGCCTGA